A window of the Lactuca sativa cultivar Salinas chromosome 7, Lsat_Salinas_v11, whole genome shotgun sequence genome harbors these coding sequences:
- the LOC111904127 gene encoding probable carboxylesterase 18 codes for MEATDKSPQPSLSLPLRTRIALSAISTFTDAACRKNGTVNRRIITLVDFKSQATSKSTNGVSSHDVVVDETRNLWFRVYVPTEHAGEDLPVMVFMHGGGFVFLSPDALPYDAVCRRFARKVPVVVVSVNYRLAPEHRYPAQHDDCFDVLKFIDDEENRSKCLPENANLLRCFLAGDSAGGNLAHHVAQRACEYNFRRLKVIGVVAIQPFFGGEERTESETRLAGTPLVSVKRTDWMWNAFLPEGEGFNRDHPIINVSGPQAVDVSEINLPPVMVVVAGFDVLRDWQKRYYEWLKKSGKEVYLFEHPNMCHAFYIFPELPESGQLIDQVKDFIHKVSSNVATL; via the exons ATGGAGGCCACCGATAAATCTCCACAGCCGTCACTCTCCTTACCATTGCGAACACGCATTGCCCTTTCCGCCATCTCCACTTTCACCGACGCAGCTTGCCGGAAAAACGGCACCGTAAACCGTCGTATCATTACCTTAGTTGACTTCAAGAGCCAGGCGACATCAAAATCAACCAACGGCGTATCATCACACGATGTCGTTGTAGATGAGACTCGTAACCTCTGGTTCCGAGTCTACGTACCTACAGAACACGCCGGTGAAGATCTCCCGGTGATGGTGTTCATGCACGGCGGCGGATTTGTCTTCCTCTCCCCCGATGCTCTTCCTTACGATGCCGTGTGCCGGCGCTTCGCAAGAAAAGTCCCGGTCGTTGTTGTTTCTGTGAACTATCGCCTTGCGCCTGAGCATCGGTATCCGGCGCAACATGATGATTGCTTCGATGTGCTGAAGTTTATTGATGATGAAGAGAACAGGTCTAAATGTTTGCCGGAAAATGCGAATCTGTTGCGTTGCTTTCTCGCTGGAGATAGCGCCGGTGGAAACTTAGCTCATCATGTTGCTCAACGAGCATGTGAATACAACTTCCGACGACTCAAg GTCATCGGAGTTGTAGCAATTCAACCATTCTTTGGCGGCGAGGAGCGAACGGAATCCGAGACCCGGCTCGCCGGAACACCATTAGTTTCAGTTAAACGAACAGATTGGATGTGGAATGCATTTTTGCCAGAAGGGGAAGGGTTCAATCGGGACCACCCAATCATCAACGTTAGCGGCCCACAGGCGGTGGACGTATCGGAAATAAATTTGCCGCCGgtcatggtggtggtggcggggttCGACGTCCTACGTGACTGGCAAAAAAGGTACTATGAGTGGCTGAAAAAGTCCGGGAAAGAAGTGTATTTGTTCGAGCACCCAAATATGTGCCATGCTTTCTATATCTTCCCGGAATTGCCTGAATCTGGACAACTTATTGACCAAGTGAAAGACTTCATTCATAAAGTATCG